In one window of Desulfitibacter sp. BRH_c19 DNA:
- a CDS encoding septum site-determining protein MinD (ATPase; with MinC inhibits cell division by blocking formation of the polar Z ring septums) — protein MGEVIVITSGKGGVGKTTTTANIGTGLASLGYKVVMVDTDIGLRNLDVVMGLENRIVYDIVDVVHENCRLKQAMIKDKRFEELFLLPASQTRDKTSVTQEQMVVLCKALKEEYDYVLIDCPAGIEGGFKNAIAGADRAIVVTTPEVSAVRDADRIVGLLEANDLRSPKLIINRIRPHMVKMGDMMDIDDMIEILAIELLGVVPEDDFIVVSTNKGEPAVLDKDSIAGQAYRNVSLRITGENVPLMKLDTNVGIMKKLRKLIGF, from the coding sequence ATGGGAGAAGTTATAGTAATTACATCTGGCAAAGGAGGAGTGGGCAAAACTACTACAACAGCCAACATTGGGACAGGTCTAGCTTCACTTGGTTATAAAGTTGTAATGGTTGATACAGATATCGGATTGCGTAACCTTGATGTTGTGATGGGTTTGGAAAACAGAATTGTATACGACATTGTTGATGTTGTACATGAGAACTGCAGATTAAAACAAGCTATGATTAAGGATAAACGTTTTGAGGAATTATTCTTACTACCAGCTTCCCAAACCAGGGACAAAACTTCAGTAACACAAGAGCAAATGGTAGTATTATGTAAGGCACTCAAGGAAGAATATGACTATGTTTTAATTGACTGTCCAGCTGGAATTGAAGGTGGCTTCAAAAATGCCATTGCAGGTGCAGATAGGGCAATTGTCGTTACAACTCCTGAAGTATCTGCTGTAAGGGATGCTGATAGAATAGTAGGTTTGTTAGAGGCAAATGATCTAAGAAGTCCTAAATTAATTATTAATCGGATTCGCCCTCACATGGTAAAAATGGGTGATATGATGGATATTGATGACATGATTGAAATATTAGCAATTGAATTGCTAGGTGTTGTACCAGAAGATGACTTTATAGTTGTTTCAACTAATAAAGGAGAACCTGCTGTTCTAGATAAGGATTCAATAGCCGGACAAGCTTATAGAAATGTATCATTAAGAATAACTGGTGAGAATGTTCCCTTGATGAAGTTAGATACAAATGTAGGGATTATGAAGAAACTTCGTAAACTAATTGGATTTTAA
- a CDS encoding septum site-determining protein MinC produces MTELVEATCNCKIPDNETILVQRTIRSGQTVHYSGHIVILGDVNPGAEIIAGGNIMVLGCLRGIAHAGALGNQSTVVAAFRLEPTQLRIANHITRAPDGETWQPQQPEVARIKNGVVVIEKLQSMGERYLNFC; encoded by the coding sequence ATGACAGAACTGGTCGAAGCAACTTGTAATTGTAAAATTCCTGACAACGAGACAATCCTGGTGCAGAGAACTATTCGTTCCGGGCAGACCGTGCATTATTCAGGTCACATTGTGATATTAGGCGATGTAAACCCTGGAGCCGAAATTATTGCCGGAGGAAACATTATGGTCCTAGGATGCCTGAGGGGAATTGCCCATGCTGGTGCTCTTGGAAACCAATCAACAGTAGTAGCAGCTTTTAGATTGGAACCTACCCAACTAAGGATAGCCAATCATATTACCCGGGCACCTGACGGGGAAACATGGCAACCACAGCAACCTGAGGTTGCCAGGATAAAAAATGGAGTAGTAGTTATAGAAAAATTGCAGTCAATGGGTGAGCGTTACCTGAATTTTTGTTAA
- a CDS encoding rod shape-determining protein MreB (functions in MreBCD complex in some organisms): MFFAKDLGIDLGTANTLVHLRGKGIICTEPSVVAIQRENGAVLAVGEEAKKMIGRTPGNIIAIRPMKDGVIADFDITSAMLRYFINKALNRKNKSTIVRPRVVVCIPSGITAVEERAVREAAMQAGAKEVYLIEEPMAAAIGAGLPVHEPTGNMVVDIGGGTTEVAIISLGGIVTSRSIRIGGDEMDEAIVQHIKRKYNLMIGERTAEELKIQIGAAYFPVGNGDEKAKVVVPVRGRDLVAGLPKTIEITSKEIKEALNEPVTAIIEAIKVCLEKTPPELASDIMDRGIVMAGGGSLLWGLDTLISHETGIPVHIAEDPLLAVANGTGSVLENIEMLKRVLIPNRKLG; this comes from the coding sequence ATGTTTTTTGCAAAAGACTTAGGAATTGACTTAGGAACGGCTAATACTTTGGTTCACTTACGTGGAAAGGGAATTATATGTACTGAACCTTCTGTTGTTGCTATTCAGAGAGAAAATGGGGCAGTTTTAGCAGTTGGTGAAGAAGCAAAAAAAATGATTGGTAGAACTCCGGGCAATATAATTGCCATTAGACCAATGAAGGATGGAGTAATAGCTGATTTTGATATAACATCAGCCATGTTGCGCTACTTTATTAACAAGGCATTGAATCGAAAAAACAAAAGTACAATAGTTAGACCTAGGGTAGTTGTTTGTATCCCTTCAGGTATTACAGCTGTTGAAGAAAGAGCAGTAAGAGAAGCTGCCATGCAAGCAGGAGCCAAGGAGGTTTATCTAATAGAGGAGCCAATGGCTGCTGCTATTGGGGCTGGCTTACCAGTACATGAACCTACTGGAAACATGGTTGTAGATATTGGTGGAGGTACTACAGAAGTAGCAATTATATCATTGGGTGGAATAGTAACATCCAGATCAATCCGTATAGGTGGAGATGAAATGGATGAAGCAATAGTTCAACATATTAAAAGAAAATATAATCTTATGATTGGTGAAAGAACAGCAGAAGAGTTAAAAATCCAAATTGGAGCAGCTTATTTCCCTGTAGGTAATGGTGATGAAAAGGCTAAAGTAGTAGTTCCCGTAAGGGGTAGGGACTTAGTTGCTGGTTTACCAAAAACTATTGAAATTACTTCAAAAGAGATTAAAGAGGCTTTAAATGAACCAGTAACGGCTATCATAGAGGCAATTAAAGTTTGTTTAGAAAAAACTCCTCCAGAACTTGCGTCAGACATCATGGATAGGGGAATTGTAATGGCAGGAGGCGGTTCGTTGCTTTGGGGTTTAGATACACTTATTAGCCATGAAACAGGTATACCTGTTCATATAGCAGAGGATCCATTATTAGCTGTTGCCAATGGAACAGGAAGTGTTTTAGAAAATATCGAAATGCTTAAGAGGGTATTAATACCCAATAGAAAATTGGGTTAG
- a CDS encoding redox-sensing transcriptional repressor rex, with product MKALKIPEATVSRLSVYSRFLFQVDKKGIITISSGDIAQGVGVSPAQVRKDLAYFGEFGTRGVGYNVKDLQYNILKILGLNKQWKVIVIGAGNLGSALGIYAGFKERGFDIVGIFDDNPQKVGFKVNNIEIMSMDRLPKIVKEYKVKMGIITVPSEHAQDVANYLIENNVTSILNFAPRVLNVPKDIIVRNVDLSVNLEILTFNMINQK from the coding sequence ATGAAAGCTTTAAAAATACCAGAAGCAACGGTTAGTCGATTATCGGTTTACTCGAGATTTTTATTTCAGGTTGACAAGAAAGGGATCATTACTATTTCCTCAGGGGATATTGCTCAAGGTGTTGGAGTAAGTCCAGCCCAGGTCAGGAAAGATTTAGCTTATTTTGGGGAATTTGGAACCAGAGGTGTTGGTTACAATGTAAAGGACTTGCAATATAACATCTTGAAAATATTGGGACTAAACAAGCAATGGAAGGTCATCGTTATAGGAGCTGGAAACTTAGGGTCAGCCCTTGGTATTTATGCTGGTTTTAAGGAGAGAGGTTTTGATATCGTAGGCATCTTTGATGATAATCCCCAAAAAGTTGGATTTAAAGTAAACAACATAGAAATTATGTCCATGGATCGGTTGCCCAAAATTGTAAAAGAGTATAAAGTTAAAATGGGCATTATTACAGTACCAAGTGAACATGCACAGGATGTGGCAAATTATCTGATAGAAAACAATGTAACATCAATACTGAACTTTGCACCAAGGGTTCTTAATGTGCCAAAAGATATTATAGTTAGAAATGTTGATTTATCTGTGAACTTGGAAATACTAACTTTTAATATGATTAATCAAAAATGA
- a CDS encoding bifunctional folylpolyglutamate synthase/dihydrofolate synthase: MNYQEALDYLRNLTTFGMNFGLDRILKLLELLGNPQKTLKVVHIGGTNGKGSTAAMLSSVLAESGYNVGMFTSPHIHSYRERFRINGEMISRENATALITFIKPLLEKMVQEGYEHPTEFEVNTAMAFKYFQQEAVDLLVLEVGLGGEIDSTNVVNNPLLSIITNVAMDHMDYLGNSIKEIATVKSGIIKENRPVITGVDKVEALEVIEQKSNSLESPLYILGRDFSYQTSSLGPEGSVFTVTGIKDNYPKINLPLLGEHQGKNLAMVLVAVELLQEMGFAKITKDTLLRGLQKVVWNARLEIFKKDPLIIIDVAHNVDGIMTLKDAVENIFPDYQLTLVIGMLADKEREKVVQIIAPLARRIVVTKPLSPRAGNWEQLKFLAEKYCSEVLLEPNIGDALKIALTKVGSLPKEMIIITGSFYMVSEARQWLQENA, translated from the coding sequence ATGAATTATCAGGAAGCTCTTGATTACTTGAGAAATCTAACTACATTTGGCATGAATTTTGGCTTGGACAGAATCCTAAAATTATTAGAACTACTTGGAAACCCTCAAAAGACACTAAAGGTTGTTCATATAGGGGGGACAAATGGAAAAGGATCTACAGCTGCAATGTTAAGTTCAGTTTTAGCTGAAAGTGGTTACAATGTGGGAATGTTCACATCCCCACACATCCACTCCTATAGGGAAAGGTTTAGGATTAATGGTGAGATGATTAGTCGGGAAAATGCCACAGCTTTAATAACCTTTATAAAACCCTTATTAGAAAAAATGGTACAGGAAGGCTATGAGCATCCGACTGAATTTGAAGTAAATACTGCAATGGCTTTCAAATATTTTCAACAAGAAGCAGTAGATTTATTAGTATTAGAGGTAGGTTTAGGCGGAGAGATAGATTCTACTAATGTTGTAAATAATCCACTCTTGTCTATTATAACAAATGTGGCAATGGATCATATGGATTACTTGGGAAATTCAATTAAAGAAATTGCTACTGTAAAGTCTGGGATTATTAAAGAAAATAGACCAGTCATTACTGGAGTAGACAAGGTTGAGGCATTAGAGGTTATTGAACAAAAGAGTAACTCACTTGAAAGCCCATTATATATATTGGGAAGAGATTTTAGTTACCAAACAAGCTCCTTAGGACCAGAAGGTTCGGTTTTTACTGTTACTGGAATAAAAGATAATTACCCAAAGATAAATTTGCCTTTACTAGGAGAACATCAGGGCAAAAATCTTGCTATGGTGCTAGTTGCAGTCGAACTTTTACAAGAAATGGGCTTTGCTAAAATTACTAAAGATACTTTACTTAGAGGATTGCAAAAAGTTGTCTGGAATGCACGTCTTGAAATATTTAAAAAAGATCCTCTAATTATAATCGATGTAGCTCATAATGTAGATGGTATCATGACTTTGAAAGACGCTGTAGAGAATATATTTCCTGACTACCAACTGACTTTGGTAATAGGTATGTTGGCAGATAAAGAAAGGGAAAAGGTTGTACAAATAATTGCTCCTCTAGCAAGGAGAATAGTTGTAACAAAACCTTTAAGTCCTAGAGCTGGGAACTGGGAACAATTAAAGTTTCTAGCAGAAAAGTACTGTTCTGAGGTTTTATTAGAACCAAATATCGGAGATGCACTAAAAATAGCTTTAACCAAAGTAGGCTCATTACCAAAGGAAATGATAATTATAACTGGATCTTTCTATATGGTTAGTGAAGCTAGACAGTGGTTGCAGGAAAATGCATAA
- a CDS encoding valine--tRNA ligase — MQKTLDSKYDPQQVERKWYKHWEESGYFHQEPQKEKDPYCIVMPPPNVTGSLHLGHALDNTLQDILIRFKRMQGYNTLWVPGTDHAGIATQARVEEHLAKEGLTKYQLGREKFLERVWDWKHEYGNTITRQLRLLGASCDWKRERFTMDEGCSKAVLEVFVQLYEKSLIYKGNYIVNWCPKCKTTISDIEVEHKDSKGKLYHIRYPFKDGNGHVVVATTRPETMLGDTAIAVHPDDERYKEYIGKTAILPILNKEIPIVADTYVDPGFGSGAVKITPAHDPNDFEMAVRHKLPHVVVIGKDASMTGEAGPYQGMDRYDCRKQIIEDLANQGYLVNIEEHDHAVGQCYRCDTIIEPLVSPQWFVKMKPLAEPAMEAAKKGDVRFVPERFTKVYLGWLENIRDWCISRQLWWGHRIPVWYCDDCGKEICSLSEPKECDACAGKLTQDPDVLDTWFSSALWPFSTLGWPENTEDLSQFYPTSVLVTGRDIIFFWVARMLFMGIEFKEGVPFDDVFIHGLVLDGQGRKMSKSLGNGIDPIEVIDKYGADTLRFMLITGNTPGNDLRFQFERLDGARNFANKIWNASRFALMNLEDYDPEQISNSSNYSLADRWIVTRYQEVVNKVTESMEKYELGEAGKIIYEFIWNELCDWYIELIKPRLFGKVTEESKNTAQEVLYSTLTGALQLLHPFMPFITEEIWNHMPGKQGSIMLSAWPEVKDVKDSTDVAKMQLLMEIIRGIRNIRNEMNVPPGKKAEAIILIKSLEAKEALKDNLAYIETLASAFPITIKDTLEEKPEKAATVVAYGVEVYVPLEGLIDVEVEVKRLEKDIANITKELDRVTTKLNNKEFLKKAPKEVVNKETEKEKELTAKHESLVERLSVFQRE; from the coding sequence ATGCAAAAAACCTTAGATTCGAAATACGACCCTCAACAGGTTGAAAGAAAATGGTATAAACATTGGGAGGAAAGTGGTTACTTTCATCAAGAACCTCAAAAAGAAAAAGATCCATATTGTATTGTGATGCCCCCACCAAATGTTACAGGATCTTTGCATTTGGGACATGCTCTAGACAACACATTACAAGACATATTAATACGGTTTAAAAGGATGCAAGGTTACAATACTCTCTGGGTACCGGGAACTGATCATGCAGGTATTGCAACACAGGCTAGAGTTGAAGAGCATCTTGCTAAAGAAGGTCTAACCAAGTATCAACTAGGAAGAGAGAAATTTCTAGAGAGAGTTTGGGACTGGAAACACGAATATGGGAATACCATCACAAGACAGTTAAGGTTATTGGGAGCATCCTGCGACTGGAAACGAGAGAGATTTACAATGGATGAGGGGTGTTCAAAAGCTGTCTTAGAAGTTTTTGTTCAGTTGTATGAAAAAAGTTTAATATATAAAGGAAACTACATTGTAAACTGGTGTCCTAAGTGCAAAACTACCATATCAGATATTGAAGTAGAGCATAAAGACTCAAAAGGAAAGCTCTATCATATTAGGTATCCATTTAAAGATGGAAATGGTCATGTAGTGGTTGCTACAACAAGACCTGAGACAATGCTAGGTGATACTGCCATAGCAGTCCATCCAGATGATGAAAGGTATAAAGAATATATAGGCAAGACTGCTATTTTGCCCATTCTTAATAAGGAGATTCCAATTGTTGCAGATACCTATGTAGATCCTGGGTTTGGTTCTGGTGCTGTCAAAATAACTCCAGCACATGATCCTAATGACTTTGAAATGGCTGTAAGACATAAACTACCCCATGTTGTAGTTATTGGCAAGGATGCTTCAATGACAGGAGAAGCCGGACCATATCAAGGAATGGATAGGTATGATTGTAGAAAACAGATTATTGAAGACCTTGCAAACCAAGGTTATTTGGTAAATATTGAAGAACATGACCATGCAGTAGGGCAATGTTATCGCTGTGATACTATTATAGAACCTCTTGTATCCCCTCAATGGTTTGTAAAAATGAAGCCTCTAGCAGAGCCAGCAATGGAAGCAGCTAAAAAAGGTGATGTACGATTTGTACCAGAGAGATTTACAAAAGTGTATCTAGGATGGCTTGAAAATATTAGAGATTGGTGTATATCAAGGCAGTTATGGTGGGGACATAGAATTCCAGTATGGTACTGTGATGACTGCGGCAAAGAAATCTGCAGTCTAAGTGAACCCAAAGAATGTGATGCTTGTGCTGGGAAGCTTACCCAGGATCCTGATGTTCTTGATACATGGTTTAGTTCTGCATTGTGGCCCTTTTCTACACTAGGTTGGCCAGAAAATACTGAGGACTTAAGTCAATTTTATCCTACAAGTGTACTTGTAACAGGAAGAGATATTATTTTCTTTTGGGTAGCACGAATGCTCTTTATGGGAATTGAGTTTAAGGAGGGTGTACCCTTTGATGATGTATTTATCCATGGTCTAGTGTTGGATGGTCAAGGTAGAAAAATGAGTAAAAGCTTGGGTAATGGTATTGATCCAATAGAGGTTATAGACAAGTATGGAGCTGACACACTCAGATTTATGCTTATTACTGGTAACACTCCAGGTAATGATTTAAGGTTTCAGTTTGAAAGACTAGATGGAGCACGAAACTTTGCAAATAAGATTTGGAATGCCTCCCGCTTTGCCCTGATGAATCTGGAGGATTATGATCCAGAGCAGATTAGCAATTCTAGTAATTATTCTCTTGCAGACAGGTGGATAGTAACTCGTTATCAGGAAGTAGTAAATAAAGTAACCGAATCTATGGAGAAGTATGAATTGGGTGAAGCAGGTAAGATCATTTATGAGTTCATATGGAATGAGCTTTGTGACTGGTATATAGAATTAATTAAACCAAGATTATTTGGAAAAGTTACTGAAGAAAGCAAGAATACGGCTCAGGAAGTTTTGTATAGTACTTTAACAGGAGCACTCCAATTGCTTCATCCATTTATGCCGTTTATTACTGAAGAGATATGGAATCATATGCCTGGTAAACAAGGAAGCATAATGCTCTCAGCTTGGCCAGAGGTTAAGGATGTGAAGGATAGTACTGATGTAGCCAAAATGCAGCTTTTAATGGAAATAATTCGGGGGATTAGGAATATTAGAAATGAGATGAATGTCCCACCTGGCAAAAAGGCAGAGGCTATTATTTTGATAAAATCGCTTGAAGCTAAGGAAGCTCTTAAAGACAATCTTGCTTATATAGAAACCCTTGCTAGTGCATTTCCTATCACCATAAAAGATACTTTGGAAGAAAAGCCTGAAAAAGCTGCTACTGTCGTGGCATATGGTGTAGAAGTTTATGTTCCATTAGAAGGTCTGATAGATGTAGAAGTTGAAGTGAAGCGTCTTGAAAAAGATATTGCTAATATTACCAAAGAACTAGATAGGGTAACCACGAAACTAAATAACAAGGAATTCTTAAAAAAGGCACCCAAAGAAGTTGTGAATAAGGAAACAGAAAAGGAAAAAGAATTAACTGCGAAACATGAAAGCTTAGTGGAAAGACTGTCAGTATTTCAACGTGAATAG
- a CDS encoding GTPase produces the protein MNLVDSLLSGNIRALAKAITAVENELPEAEEILSTLFPHTGKGFVIGVTGSPGAGKSSMVDCMISYYRKQGKTVGVIAIDPTSPFTGGALLGDRIRMQEHSLDDGVFIRSMGSRGSLGGLSQGTKNAVRLMDAFGKDIIIVETVGVGQSEIEVMNVAHTTLVVLTPNAGDTIQILKAGIMEIADVFVINKADLDGATKVKGEVEGFLHLKAKQEWDIPVIPVVSSKNQGIDKLCGSIEDHWKHLFKNNTWQKQERVRLRREVEEIMSLKIKESVFKEIKNNSEWEKLLDKLYNKSLGPYEVVETILDNFFNCVYDK, from the coding sequence GTGAATTTAGTAGATTCTCTGCTAAGTGGTAACATTAGAGCTTTGGCAAAGGCAATAACCGCTGTCGAAAATGAGTTGCCTGAAGCAGAAGAAATATTAAGCACTCTTTTTCCCCATACGGGGAAGGGCTTTGTTATAGGGGTAACTGGTTCTCCTGGAGCCGGCAAAAGTTCTATGGTAGACTGCATGATAAGTTATTATAGGAAACAGGGTAAAACAGTAGGAGTGATAGCTATTGATCCAACTAGTCCATTTACTGGAGGAGCACTTTTGGGGGACCGAATTAGAATGCAGGAGCATTCTCTAGATGATGGTGTATTCATAAGAAGTATGGGTAGCAGGGGTAGTTTAGGTGGGTTATCCCAGGGCACAAAAAATGCAGTAAGGCTTATGGATGCCTTTGGTAAGGATATAATAATTGTGGAAACTGTTGGTGTGGGCCAATCTGAGATTGAGGTAATGAATGTTGCTCACACAACCTTGGTAGTACTAACTCCTAACGCAGGTGATACTATACAGATATTAAAAGCGGGAATAATGGAAATAGCGGATGTGTTTGTGATAAATAAAGCTGACTTAGATGGTGCAACCAAGGTAAAAGGAGAAGTAGAAGGCTTCTTACACCTTAAGGCGAAGCAAGAGTGGGATATTCCTGTTATCCCTGTTGTTTCAAGCAAAAATCAGGGTATTGATAAATTGTGTGGTAGTATAGAAGATCATTGGAAGCATTTATTTAAGAATAATACTTGGCAAAAGCAAGAAAGGGTGCGCTTGCGTAGAGAAGTTGAAGAAATAATGTCCTTAAAGATAAAAGAATCTGTATTTAAAGAAATTAAAAACAATAGTGAATGGGAAAAATTATTGGACAAACTCTATAATAAATCCTTGGGACCCTACGAGGTAGTTGAGACAATTCTTGACAATTTTTTTAATTGTGTATATGATAAATAA
- a CDS encoding GTP-binding protein encodes MKVKSATFITSAVKKDQYPVGGKPEIAFVGRSNVGKSSLINTLVNRRGLVKTSQRPGKTRLINFFDVNEEIHMVDLPGYGYAAVSGGMKEQWAGFIEEYLKEREDLRLVIQLIDIRHEPTDLDVQMHLWLQRFGIPNLLVATKADKISRGKYSKHLSDIKKKLLLASDTKIITFSAMNREGKEDVWKIIMDHID; translated from the coding sequence ATGAAGGTTAAAAGTGCCACTTTTATAACAAGTGCTGTAAAAAAAGATCAATATCCTGTGGGAGGAAAACCGGAAATTGCTTTTGTAGGAAGGTCAAATGTAGGCAAATCTTCACTTATTAATACCCTCGTTAACAGAAGAGGACTTGTAAAAACTAGTCAAAGACCAGGTAAGACACGTTTAATTAATTTCTTTGATGTAAATGAAGAAATCCATATGGTGGACTTACCAGGATATGGATATGCAGCTGTATCTGGTGGTATGAAAGAACAATGGGCTGGTTTTATTGAGGAATATCTCAAAGAAAGAGAAGACCTAAGATTAGTAATTCAGCTCATAGACATTAGGCACGAACCTACAGATCTTGATGTCCAAATGCATTTGTGGTTACAAAGATTCGGAATACCAAATTTATTGGTTGCTACAAAAGCTGATAAGATTTCTAGGGGGAAATACTCTAAGCATCTAAGTGATATCAAGAAAAAACTCTTACTGGCATCTGATACTAAGATTATTACATTTTCAGCAATGAATAGAGAGGGTAAGGAAGATGTGTGGAAGATTATTATGGATCATATTGACTAA